Proteins co-encoded in one Corylus avellana chromosome ca9, CavTom2PMs-1.0 genomic window:
- the LOC132162639 gene encoding uncharacterized protein LOC132162639, with the protein MHEINYLDEEINIPVLEHVSRKAKGCRLCEEYMTQTLDYLAENKTQAMVFDNLHDLCSGTGSLRQECITLVDHYVPIFFLEASSVQPEEFCRGYHLCQQFEMGSQIDEITDGICKRAVSSLLSELKDPESQLQIIQSLFQACRFSNSVENHAVKCKRMVLMYGPQLLAEAVNFLETSDMCSTLDACKFTARSMEISVPHQEQSLEKLDS; encoded by the exons ATGCATGAGATCAACTACCTGGATGAAGAAATCAATATCCCCGTTTTGGAACATGTTTCGAGGAAGGCCAAAGGGTGCAGATTGTGTGAGGAGTACATGACCCAGACACTCGATTACCTTGCAGAAAACAAGACCCAGGCTATGGTCTTCGACAACCTCCATGATCTCTGCTCTGGGACAGGCTCTTTGAGACAAGAG TGCATCACTTTGGTGGACCATTATGTTCCGATCTTCTTCTTAGAGGCATCCTCTGTACAACCTGAAGAATTCTGCCGAGGATACCATCTTTGTCAACAATTTGAAATGGGTTCTCAAATTGACGAAATTACAGATGGGATTTGCAAACGTGCTGTTTCTAGTTTACTTTCTGAGTTGAAAGATCCTGAATCTCAG CTACAGATCATCCAGTCGCTATTTCAGGCATGCAGGTTCTCTAATTCCGTGGAGAACCATGCAGTAAAG TGCAAGAGGATGGTGTTGATGTATGGACCTCAGCTCCTAGCCGAAGCAGTGAACTTTCTGGAAACATCGGACATGTGCTCCACCCTTGATGCCTGCAAATTTACAGCAAGAAGCATGGAAATATCTGTGCCCCATCAAGAACAATCACTTGAGAAACTTGATTCTTAA
- the LOC132161904 gene encoding uncharacterized protein LOC132161904: MFSGSSELPQNSLQIKQDDKFFSRLLSKESSRANPSLRVYYGGASGSVPFMWESRPGTPKHAISDTALPPLTPPPAYHSNFKKKPIKNHSRSTLLRALFLKISPKKTHNVSPYPSASSSDSSRAKYHERRRFFSQSSSSFDSREDDDEGETVGSPTSTLCFGSAGGRVARGAGGRGCCRL; encoded by the coding sequence ATGTTCAGTGGCAGCTCTGAGCTTCCCCAGAACTCCCTTCAAATAAAGCAAGATGACAAGTTCTTCTCCAGGCTTTTATCCAAAGAAAGCTCAAGGGCAAACCCTTCTCTCAGAGTGTATTATGGAGGAGCATCCGGTTCTGTTCCATTTATGTGGGAATCTCGACCTGGTACCCCTAAACATGCAATTTCCGACACTGCCCTTCCCCCTCTTACTCCACCTCCCGCCTATCATAGCAATTTCAAGAAGAAACCCATCAAGAACCACTCAAGATCCACTCTCCTCCGCGCCTTATTCCTAAAAATCAGTCCCAAAAAGACACATAATGTGTCACCTTACCCCTCCGcatcatcatcagattcatctCGTGCCAAGTATCACGAAAGGAGGCGATTTTTTAGCCAGAGCAGCTCATCCTTCGATTCCAgggaagatgatgatgaaggAGAGACCGTTGGGTCACCAACTTCAACATTGTGTTTTGGCAGTGCAGGTGggagggtggccaggggtgcCGGCGGTCGAGGCTGCTGCCGGCTTtga
- the LOC132162153 gene encoding WEB family protein At2g38370, with translation MAETLGTTAGLKTEPESPTGISESGVIMGAAKCDSVRSEIDTSAPFESVKEAVSRFGGVGYWKPHHNSKLDEAEHDIEEVGISKLEEQAAQLEKDLFVKERETLDVLKELEATKTIVEELKLKLQKEASEFSVTLETDMDDKNMTCQVRNADESNHENPVSVEGLSSCPSSTPGLILIELKQAKLNLTRTTNDLADIRTSVESFNKKLEKERISLEKTRERLTQNSSKISSLEEELNQTRLKLRLAKDSEIKVGSDDALDISKELQRLCYEAEQFKKVGEAAKSEVLRAMSEIEQTKAKIKTAEIRLVAARKMKEAARATEAVALAEIKALSNHKTSSREYLQNPDGVTLSSEEYSSLIRKAQEAEELSKRRVIDAMLQVDEANVSKMEILKRVEEATEEVKTSKKALEEALNRVEAANRAKLTVEEALRKWRSENGQRRRSVHNSTKFKNSCPSHHRRESHLVDVNGLNLVNDRSMPVLKPTLSIGQILSRKLLMPEEFESGMLEERTSGKRKVSLGQMLSKQYDGDLPYSQKVEREIGHKQFPAKRKKFGFARFSMLMTKQSKKKKKPTLNLR, from the exons ATGGCTGAAACCCTTGGAACAACGGCTGGTTTGAAAACGGAACCGGAATCTCCTACCGGAATATCCGAGTCGGGTGTGATAATGGGCGCTGCCAAGTGTGACAGTGTCAGATCGGAGATCGATACTTCGGCGCCGTTTGAGTCGGTGAAGGAAGCGGTGAGTCGATTCGGTGGAGTCGGTTACTGGAAACCCCACCACAACAGCAAGCTCGATGAAGCcgag CATGACATAGAAGAGGTTGGCATTTCAAAACTAGAGGAGCAGGCAGCACAGTTGGAGAAAGATCTGTttgtgaaagaaagagaaacattGGATGTCTTGAAAGAACTGGAAGCAACTAAAACTATTGTTGAAGAGCTGAAACTAAAGTTACAAAAAGAAGCATCTGAATTTAGTGTGACCCTTGAGACAGATATGGATGATAAGAACATGACTTGTCAGGTGAGAAATGCAGATGAGAGCAATCACGAGAATCCGGTTTCAGTGGAAGGTTTGAGCTCCTGCCCTTCTTCAACTCCAGGTTTAATCTTAATTGAACTCAAACAAGCTAAGTTGAACCTTACCAGGACTACTAATGATCTTGCTGACATTCGAACTTCTGTTGAGTCATTCAACAAGAAACTAGAAAAGGAAAGAATCTCACTCGAAAAAACTCGGGAGAGGTTAACtcaaaattcttcaaaaataTCCTCTCTTGAGGAGGAGCTAAACCAAACAAGACTAAAGCTACGGTTGGCAAAAGATTCTGAAATTAAAGTTGGTTCTGATGATGCTTTGGATATTTCAAAGGAGCTCCAAAGATTGTGTTACGAGGCAGAGCAATTCAAAAAAGTGGGAGAAGCTGCAAAATCAGAAGTTCTGAGAGCAATGTCAGAGATTGAACAGACAAAAGCCAAAATAAAAACAGCTGAAATCAGGTTGGTTGCAGCCAGAAAAATGAAGGAAGCAGCTAGAGCGACTGAAGCTGTTGCTCTTGCAGAGATCAAGGCTCTATCAAACCACAAAACCTCGTCTAGAGAATACTTGCAAAATCCTGACGGAGTAACTCTTTCATCTGAAGAGTACTCATCTCTGATCCGGAAAGCTCAAGAGGCTGAAGAACTTTCAAAAAGGAGAGTAATAGATGCTATGCTTCAAGTCGATGAAgcaaatgtatcaaaaatggaAATCTTAAAAAGGGTAGAGGAAGCTACAGAGGAAGTCAAAACCAGTAAGAAAGCATTGGAAGAAGCTCTGAACAGAGTGGAAGCAGCAAATAGGGCAAAGCTCACTGTTGAAGAGGCTCTTCGCAAATGGAGATCTGAGAATGGCCAGAGAAGACGTTCTGTTCATAACTCCACCAAGTTTAAGAACTCTTGCCCATCTCACCATCGAAGAGAGTCCCATCTAGTTGACGTGAATGGGCTGAATCTGGTTAATGATAGATCAATGCCTGTTTTGAAGCCAACCCTGTCAATAGGACAAATACTTAGCAGAAAGCTGCTTATGCCAGAAGAGTTTGAATCGGGGATGCTGGAAGAGAGAACCTCCGGGAAGCGAAAGGTGTCACTTGGTCAGATGCTTAGTAAACAATATGATGGTGATCTACCCTATTCTCAGAAGGTTGAGAGGGAAATCGGTCACAAGCAGTTCCCTGCTAAGAGAAAGAAGTTTGGGTTTGCTAGGTTCTCAATGCTTATGACCAAGCAaagtaagaaaaagaagaagccaacTCTAAACCTGAGGTAA
- the LOC132191412 gene encoding uncharacterized protein LOC132191412, which produces MEVRVGLLFVLVLGASWACDARQLVNTEFYSGNGRIFEISVMQINYQDQDSEVQTMKKVPRNDKLCTLCEEFANQALDYIAENKTQTEIIELLHLACSQVGPLRGECISLVDYYAPLFFLEVSSVQPETFCRKVNLCQQIAMISSQLHEDSCGLCHRTVAELLVKLKDPDTQLEIIELLLKACNSMENYVKKCKRMVFEYGPLVLANAAKFLETTDICTTLHACNSSIDSSTEASPMEEVPALSDS; this is translated from the exons ATGGAGGTGAGAGTTGGGCTTCTATTTGTTTTAGTGTTGGGTGCTAGCTGGGCTTGTGATGCTCGACAACTGGTAAACACCGAGTTCTATAGTGGGAATGGAAGGATCTTTGAGATATCAG TTATGCAGATCAACTACCAGGATCAAGATAGCGAAGTTCAAACTATGAAGAAAGTTCCAAGGAATGACAAGTTGTGCACATTGTGTGAGGAGTTTGCTAACCAGGCACTTGATTACATTGCTGAAAACAAGACCCAGACAGAGATCATTGAACTGCTCCATCTGGCCTGCTCTCAAGTAGGCCCTCTCAGAGGCGAG TGCATCAGTTTGGTGGACTACTATGCCCCTCTGTTCTTCTTAGAGGTTTCTTCTGTACAACCTGAAACTTTCTGCCGAAAAGTCAATCTCTGTCAACAAATTGCAATGATTTCATCTCAACTTCACGAAGACAGCTGTGGACTTTGCCACCGCACTGTTGCAGAATTACTAGTTAAGTTGAAGGATCCTGACACTCAG CTAGAGATCATTGAGTTGCTTTTGAAGGCATGTAATTCCATGGAGAACTATGTGAAAAAG TGCAAGAGGATGGTTTTCGAGTATGGACCTCTAGTCCTTGCCAATGCAGCGAAATTTCTGGAAACAACAGACATATGCACCACGCTTCATGCCTGCAATTCATCTATAGATAGCAGCACAGAAGCATCGCCGATGGAAGAAGTACCCGCGCTGTCTGATTCTTAA